The Arachis ipaensis cultivar K30076 chromosome B05, Araip1.1, whole genome shotgun sequence nucleotide sequence CCACAAAATATTACTCTGGTGCTGAAAGTTATttcaagaaaatatttttatctgCTAACCTATTAGAATATGGTGACATATTCAGCTATTTCAGTCCTCCGATTACATATTTCATGAACCAGAGGCTAATGAGACCAATCTCTATGGAGGAAACTAAGAGATCCACTTTTAGCGTTTGTCCTCAAagtgctccaggtgaggatagcTTCACAACACggtttttttcagttttattgagACATTGTGGATGGTGATGATTTTAAGGCAGTTCGTAACTTTTTTGGTGGAGGTAAAATACTCAAGACATTTAACCATACACAGATTTGCTTGATCTTTATGATCCTGGATGCTAGAGACATGTCACAAGTCAAACATATTAACTTATCCTCAATCTTTTATAAGATTATTTCTAAAATTCTATTACGTAGACTTCAGGAGTTTATGAATAAGTTAATAAGTCCAAACCAGAGTGTGTTTTTAAAGGGCAGATTAATTTCTAACAATATTCTAATAGCTCAGGAATGTATGCGCTACCTCAAAACTAAGAGGTGTGGATTGGAATGTGAAATGCCTATTAAATTGGATATGAGTAAAGCATATGATAGAGTTGagtgaaattttttataaatcatCATGGAGAGAATGGGTTTTAGAACCAGATAGATTTCTTGGATCAGAGAACTAGTCACTACTGTTTCTTATTCTGTTCTTGTAGAAGGTCAACTTTATAGATTTTTTAAGCCAACAAGGGGTATCTGGCAAGAAGATCCCTTATCACCTTATCTATTTCCATTCTCTGCAAAAGGATTATCCTATCTGTTACACAAGGCATATCAAAATAGGTCTATTCAGGGATTCAGATTTACAGAAGGTCTCCAATAGCCAATCATCTTCTCTTTGCTGACGACTCTATCTTATTTGGGAAGGCTAATGAGGAATATGCAGCAATATCCTATCTCTACTCAATGAATATGAGATGCTTTGCAGGAAGAAAGTTAGCTTCCACAAATCAACAGTTTTTTTCAGTCAAAATACCCCACTCACTAGAAGGCAACAGCTAACAGAGTTACTTAATATAAAACATGTGAAAGTCCAAGATAAATATCTAGATCTTCCATCCATTATTTAGAAATCTAAAAAAACTACATTTGGTGCAATAAAGGATAAAGTTCATAAAAGAGTTCAAGTTTGGAAGAGGAATATGTTATCAGCAGGTGACAGACATGTTTTAATAAAGCTGTCGGAGAAGTTATTCCAATATATATGCTTTCATATTTCAAGCTTCCAGTTTCTCTAGTAGAAGAAATACACAGCATTCTAAGACGGTTTTGGTCGGGTCAGAAGGGAATGGAGAGAAAGATGGCTTGGGTTAGTTGAGATTGTATAACCAGACCCAAAAAAGACAGAGTGAGATTTAAGGATCTCAGAGCCCAGAACCTAGCCTTGCTAGGGAAACAGTTTTAGCGAATTACTACTAAGCCTAATTCGCTACTTGGCGTATGCTCAAAGGAaaatactataaatacactaaccTCCTTTTGGCAGATAAAGGAAACTAACTTTCCTAGGATTGGCAAAGTCTACTAGAAGAAAGAAAAGTGGTAGAAAAGGGTTTGAAATGGAGTATAGGATATGACACAAATATTCGTATTTGGGATGACCCATGGTTACCCCACCCTACCCTTTTAGACTCGGTAACAAAAACAATTTAGTAACAGACATCAATTGGGTACATGATTTACTTACAGTTGACAGAAGATGGAATAAAAAGCTAGTTGTAAGAGTGTTTTCTCCTGAGTTCAGTTCGCAAATTCTCTCCCTGCCACTAAATGACGATGGTGAGGACAAGGTTGAATGAACCTGGAATAAGAGAAAGCAGTATGATGTGGCATCGGAGTATTGGGTGGCTTATGATTTTTTTTCATGCACCAGTTGAGCACCTTCCAACGGTGATGACGAGTTCAATCCTCTGGAAATCAATCTGGGGGTTAAAATTACCATCCAAAGTAAAAAAATTTCTGTGGAAAACAGCTAATGAAAAATTACCTGTACTCAATTTGATCAACCAAAAATTCTCAAATACTTCAGCAATGTGCCCACTATACAGAAATGACAACGAAATCATCCTTCACGCCTTGGTGCAATGCGGTCCTGCTCCTGAGGTTTGGTCTTTCTCTCTTTTTGTGAATGTTATAGTGCAAAATAGAACCATGGAGTTTGCAATTTGGTAGCAAATGGCAAGTAAAGGCATTGAAAGAGGACAACCTTCTATGGCCCTTCTTGCATCTTTGTATTGGGCGTTGTGGAACAGGAGAAATTTGGAGGTCTTTGAAAGTGAGAAACTGGCAGCAACAGTAATTGTGGAAACAGTAAGGAAACTCCAACAAAGAATGACTCAAGTTATAGAGCACTGTTTTTTGTGAATCCCcaatctcttctttttcttttgctagtATTTGGTATTTATCAAAGTAAGAGATCCTCcacccccccccctttttttttgtctttgtCCCTATAATAGACAGTGTATTTCTTTTTTACAAAACAATGCAATTACTAGGGGTGTGCATAGGcagggtgaaaccgggtttgatgtgacccagacccgatcCGAAAGATATACTgggcctatttattagacccgaacccgaccctaaacccgatgaaacctatacactttcgggtcaCGATTATACCgagtaaaaaccgggtgaaaatcgggccgttaatattacattaccttgataccttcttataagctagcatgtgaaaatatccaaatttccaagactccaaccattatttgacatggtaaaattcacttagaaaaatataacaagaaccaacacttctctaaaattaaagcataaccataatcaatacttaTATTGTCTAATAGTACtgaatatttaaatcaatacaaataacataatattatgcattagtctaaaatcttatgcattttaaacataaaacattagcttatagtcttataataactaataacacaaaatattaaagtttacaatacttaaattccacataagaatagccatcatccatcactaataatacaaaatattaattgtgtatgatgactggACCACCGAGCCGAGTTCAGGTGACCTGAGCCATAACCTGAACCTGagccgaaataatgaccgggtccaTTTTTTAGACCCTTACCTGACCCTAAACCcagtgaaatcacaccaaattagcccctaaagtgttcgggaccgagCCGGATCTTTGGGTCGGGTCGGACCATGCTCACCCCTAGCAATTACTTATCTTATCGTATATCATATATACAagacaaataataaaatataaatataaatcatTCTAAANNNNGTGttgtattcttttatttttattctaaatcaTCTTTTCaatcttaaaaaaaaattctatttttgttACTTTATGActatttaaaatggtttagttaATTCATTTAATGTTTGCCATAAATTCTACCTTAAAAGTAGGGTTGTTTATGGGCCGGATCTCTGACTCCGGTCCTAAAAGGTTATcgaattttttttggtgacttaaaagaaaataaacaagaactaagaaagaaaaaaaaaaacaagaaactgcttaagaaaggcaGTCCTGTTGAATACTACTCCCAAACCTCTTCCAAGGCAATGGAAGCTCCACTTGGGGAGAAAtagtcctcattgcagtctttgccatgatgtctgctactgtatttgcatctctcaagatcaaccgaagatcagcacgccatttccaagacatgatatctcggatttttaacaccaaaggatcaataaacccagagcaatcttgtaaattattgacaatagtaaaagcctccacacagtctgtctcacatataataTCTCTTTGTCCCGAGTCTCATGCTAAAAGAAAACCTCTCCAAATAGTaaacaactctccttgcaaaatgctacgactctcaattgttcccagaCAACCTCATTGCCACCTTTCTttccaatctctgctaacacaagcaaaaccaactcgaGCACCACTGCCAGGATAGCTAGCATTACAATTAATCTTAAAGATACCCACTGAGGGGAgaatccaagagccactaatggttgaggggatagatagtcgttgcaactcaaaaatatttcggAGCTCCTTTTCTAAGGACAAAGCCATACCAATCACCTTGTCTGTGGTCCAATTCTCGTGAGGATGAAAGATCTCGTTATTTCTCGAACATCAAATCCACCagagaccagaaaagaatctaaaggggcgctgtttgctattatgtaagaaccaactcatcaaatccactggttgatcggagatccctaaagcttgccaaacaagttgggcttttggacaatcccgaatacaatgtaaaatcaATTCCTGACCTGAGAAACATCGTGGACAGCTACTGTGTGAAATGCCCCTTCTAAAACGAAATgcagcagtaggaagagcctcccgaagacatagccagaccaaaaatttgtgctttttcggaacatgttgacgccaaagccaaagccaattacccctatcctcccaactaaacatcttcttACTGAGCCACAAATAACCACTATGAGCATCATAAACCTTTGAGGTCGTACCAGTCCAACACCAACCAACCTCTGAACCAGCTTGAACATCTGGGTTGTAAGAGTTAATGTTGCTCTGCAGAGACTAATTCAGAGGAGAATAGATATTCTCAAGGTTCTACTGTCCAGATGACCAAAGGTCCAAGATCCTGAGATCcaaatcagaaatgtgaacataatccatctcctgacacagtcgcccctctcttctccatttagaaaaccaaaagttctGTTCCAAATTCCCAATGCACCAACTAAAACCTTCCTTCAGGATATCCCAAGCTCGacatatactcttccaaacataagaTCCCCTTCCTCGAGACCGACTAAAACAATCATCCTTAGAAGAATGGTATTTCTCCGTCAACAGTTAAACCCATAGCTTGTCGGGATGGTGAAAAAGTTGCCAAACTAGTTTTTCAAGAAGAGAAATATTGGCATAAAAAGGATCTCTAATTCCCAGACCTCCAAACTTCTTAGGAGTGACCAACACTTTCCAGTTAACTAGATTCAGGCCTCTACCATCAGCTTGACCCTTCCATAGAAAGTTTCGCATCATGGATTCTATCTTATTAGTTACCCCtatagggaagagagatactTGCATGCGATAAGTAGGAATCGCAGTCACTACCGAGTTGAGCAAACAGAGTCTGCCTGCCTTATTAAGCAATCTCCCTTTCCAGCTGGCTAGCCTTCCCCGAATCTTGTCTAAAACATCGTTGAAAGTTGCGCGTGTCACCCGAGAGTGATTAAGGTTCACCCCCTAAATACTTGCCCAAGTTCTGGACGAATCTGATGGAGGAGACTCCAGTAAAAATCTCTTTTCTTGTCGCTGAAACATTCCTGGAGCATAGCGCTTTAGATTTTTCCACATTAACCTTCATCCCAGAGGCTCTGCAGAAATTTTCCAAAGCTACCATTACAGTTTGAACTTGCTGTTTTTCAGCTTTACAGAAAAGAAGCAAATCATcggcaaacatcaaatgagaaattCTTGGACCCCCTCTAGAAACCGCAACCGGCTTCCACAAGCCCTTATCAACTTGCTGATTAATAGAACAGGACAATCTCTCCATACACAATACAAATAGATACGGTGATATAGGATCTCCTTGCCTAAGACCCCTGCTCGGAGTAAAGCTATTTAATCTATCCTCATTCCAGAGGATAGACAGTGAGGAAGCAGTGACACAACGCATAATCAGAATGACTGTCGGAGGAAGAAAGCCAAAACTCACCAGGGTTTGTTTCAGAAATCCCCAATCCACTCTATCGTACGCTTTCTCcaaatcaatcttaaaggccaggGTGCCTTTCTTTGACTTTGTCTTCTTCATGAAATGGAGAACCTCTTGTGCTACAATGATGTTGTCTGGGGTTCCTCTCCCCGGGATAAACCCTCCTTGAAGGGGCCCAATAATCTCTTTGAGATGGGGGCGAAGTCTATTGACCAGGACCTTCATTATAACTTTGTAAACCATATTACAGAGACTAATTGGTCAAAAATCCTTCATGGAAACTGGGTTTTCTACCTTCAGAATAAGAACCACAAGATTTTCCATCATCCTTGGATCCATATCCAAACCAGAGAACGCATGACGAACCATAGTCCAAACATCAAAACCAATCTTCCAGTATTCTTTAAAGAAGAAAGCCTGAAACCCATCAGGGCCCGTCGCCTTAAAAGAATGCATACTGAAAACAGCCGACTTAACTTCTTTCAGAGTAACTGGTGCTGTGAGGCTACATCAGACTTCATCATTCAGGGAAAGCAGCGGCACATCACCAAGACAACCTAAGTCTACATCCTCCGACTGGCAGAATAGGCGTTTATAGAAGGATTCAGCTTCCCTTCTAAGGACATCCGGGTCGTTTCCCACACCCCATCTTGAAGAAAGAgaccatgaatcttattatgctttcTCCGCACAAGAGTCTGGACATGAAAGAACTTGGTATTTCTATCCCCAAGTTTTACCCAATGCTCTCTGGATTTTTGAAACCATAGAGGTTCCTCCTGCACAAACGTGTTATTAAATTCCTCAATCAGCTGTTTTTCTTTTTGCCGCATAGACAAATCTTCCATTACGTCAAGTCGCTTCTGAAGGAAATTAATCTGTCTCTCCAATTTGCATTTCCTAACGAAAATGTTGCCGAACACTTTAGAATTAAACTCCAAAGAGTTCTTTTGCACTTCTGAAAGCTTGCCATGCATCTCTCTGTAGCCAGCCTGCCATGACTGGTTCACAATATCTCTGTACCCCGGATGAGTTGCCCAAGCTGCAATAAACCGAAAAGGTCTATTCTTTTTCGGTTGGGGACGACCTGTACATCGTACTAGGATAGGACAATGATCAGACTGAAACCTATTTAAAATTTCTGCGTAAGCCTCTGGAAAGAGAGATAGCCAGCCACTGTTGATACAAACCCGGTCAAGTTTTTTCGCCACCTCAACACTATTTTTAACCCTTCTGTACCAAGAAAACTGTCTTCCAATAGTCTTCAAGTCAAACAGATTACTATCCCCTAGAGAGGCAGCAAGCCTGATCTGCATGACGACTCGAGAAGAGGCAACCCTTAGATTCATGAGAGAATGGtacttcattaaaatcaccaagaacaatccaTGGCCCGCAGAAAGACGAAGACTGAGTAACAAGATAATCCCATAGCAGAACTCTAGTATTAAATTGAGGACTACCATAGATACCACTGCACCTCCAAATCACATTATTTACCTGAACCTCAACTGTAATACACTGATCGAAAGCATCAACCCATTTGCAGTGAACACCCTGTATTGCAGAAAGGAACCAGATACCCCCCTTATGTCCTGACGCCTCCACTATACCAATAGGGCGATAACCAAGTCTTTCCCAGAACAGTTTCAAGTGTTGAAAAGGAcagtgagtttcaaccacaataaaaatTACAGGTTTAAATTTTCTAACCAGCTCTTTACAATTCACccgggctaacttattagaagcacccctaatattccaagctattatatttaaactatccataatataaaatataaaaatataaaacaaggaaATCAAAGTGCTTCACCAACCTCAAACCGAGGCTTGCCCAGCGGAAGTGACTCCCGTGACCTTCAGGTTTGCCGGATCTCCATGGAATATCTCCTTAATCCCGCCTACCGACGCAGTAACAGCCGGCAATGCGCCTTCCTTCTCCAATGGAACCGCCACGGTAACACCCTCCTTCACGGTTGCAGGAAGACATAACGATGCTTCCACCACCGTGCCTCCATTCTTCTCAACTGGCGAGCTCTGTAGGGACCTCGGCCTTGGTCGTTTCCGGAGAGAGGACCCGCAAGGCACTGGGGTGTGTGGGGTTGAGGAGATCGACGTCTCACCAACACGGGAAGTGCTGTGTCCGACCTTGACTCGAGACCCGACCCTAGCGCGATAGGAGCTGGATCCATTCGTGTGAGAGAAGTGAATGGTGCGCCTGATTACTCTACCTGAATCGGTTCTAGATTGAATGCCTCTTTGAACCTTGTTAGATTGCTTCTGACCCAGCTTGGTTTTACCTTTCCTCACAACTTGCTCCCAGCCTGGTTCATCATGCATGCAAGCCTCCTCAACATTATTTCCTTCCAAATTATTAGCCTTCAAATCATCTTGCAAATTCGATGCAGGATTCTCGCCAGTAACACCACCTACCACATTAGGTTCTACTTCATTTGAATTGTGAATTTTGGTCTCAGGATGTGGCATTGCCTTTGTACCGTCCCGTGGCTTGGTGGCATCGGAATCAACACTCTTTCCTTCCCTAGAGTCTCTACCCAAGCACTGTGCCATATCGTGACCATAACGTGCACAAGAgttacaaattaaatttaaactttCATACTCCACTACATGAGTTACGCCTTCCACAATGATATGCTTGATCACTGGTAGTCCTAAATTTATTTGAACACATACTCGGGCATATCGTCCTCTCTCAGCCAATTTAGTGGCTAAGTCCACTTTGATGGGAACTcctattgcagaagcaatacgcATCATGGCCTGTTCCTGATAGCACCAGATTGGGAGCCCCGAAATCCGAACCCATACAAGCGTAGACCCGAAGGATTGCTTACGTGGCCGAAAATCTATATCCCACGGTTTTACAGTAACATAGTGCCCCTCAATCAACCACGGGCCACCAAGCATGACCTTCTCACGATCTTTACATGCATCGAATTTTACCATGAAGTACCCAAACCCCACATCAAGCAGATCAAAGCCACCTTTGAT carries:
- the LOC107640165 gene encoding uncharacterized protein LOC107640165; amino-acid sequence: MREGESGNECLRAKHSEDGGHAVGRDKGESVGGGASGAKKDFSREGFSNPTKISFRDKVIGPEKSKAFALAGSLSGDSIAMVVGKQGDSQPPCVNFTEEAKLCLAEPYRNALVIKVLDKNYSYTALSHKFRMVWRIKGGFDLLDVGFGYFMVKFDACKDREKVMLGGPWLIEGHYVTVKPWDIDFRPRKQSFGSTLVWVRISGLPIWCYQEQAMMRIASAIGVPIKVDLATKLAERGRYARVCVQINLGLPVIKHIIVEGVTHVVEYESLNLICNSCARYGHDMAQCLGRDSREGKSVDSDATKPRDGTKAMPHPETKIHNSNEVEPNVVGGVTGENPASNLQDDLKANNLEGNNVEEACMHDEPGWEQVVRKGKTKLGQKQSNKVQRGIQSRTDSGRVIRRTIHFSHTNGSSSYRARVGSRVKVGHSTSRVGETSISSTPHTPVPCGSSLRKRPRPRSLQSSPVEKNGGTVVEASLCLPATVKEGVTVAVPLEKEGALPAVTASVGGIKEIFHGDPANLKVTGVTSAGQASWRRQDIRGVSGSFLQYRVFTANGLMLSISVLQLRFSLRLSAGHGLFLVILMKYHSLMNLRVASSRVVMQIRLAASLGDSNLFDLKTIGRQFSWYRRVKNSVEVAKKLDRVCINSGWLSLFPEAYAEILNRFQSDHCPILVRCTGRPQPKKNRPFRFIAAWATHPGYRDIVNQSWQAGYREMHGKLSEVQKNSLEFNSKVFGNIFVRKCKLERQINFLQKRLDVMEDLSMRQKEKQLIEEFNNTFVQEEPLCLTAPVTLKEVKSAVFSMHSFKATGPDGFQAFFFKEYWKIGFDVWTMVRHAFSGLDMDPRMMENLVVLILKVENPVSMKDF